The Daucus carota subsp. sativus chromosome 2, DH1 v3.0, whole genome shotgun sequence genome includes a window with the following:
- the LOC108208793 gene encoding uncharacterized protein LOC108208793 isoform X2: MDKHDDDVGVSRVSESSGNATVLVAGETLDEEKLGCGGDESGELMVGLVGSDVFFDGVSGVGVGGNGELGVQGDGFVDDQGRGDGVEELGEIAGSSGDKVFEGDGVVSEDVVMEEVGIVAKEVVVEENVKVAVSESGLERGEELTEREGVSCESTVPFPCEDSDMHGDAMNCDTKVVEEDVKVVMNEDSKNYGEVTESDRVSCELATLSAHEDSDMHGDAMKSNTKVVEEDVKVVVDEDSKKCGEVTERDCVTCELATLTDLDGSDMHGDAMKCDTKVAKEDVKVVVDEDSLKYVEVTERDGVSCEMAISSAGEDINMHSYVIEEDVKVAANEESLGRGEIVIERDEVSCKLATTSAEEDSSIPREAVNGADEVGAGETLVVTESSSVSTHIAEELDSVVNEDRAEAVKSSVEVLENQLMKPVIGVLGDEASDAHVLYDIVSSDKSVGTAKRTGLIEGVIEEDMKVPGSESGLKRDEEVTVRGDVSSVLATPSACEDGHMHGDAMDSDTKVAEEDVEVVTNENSRKCEEVTERNAGSCKLTVTSSCENTDIQVDTMNCSSKVIDENPKIAPIENAFGRGENVIDRDDVSWGLESGIHAVAENGTDEVSAGDKLLVTGSYNADTSGAAETLTSVANEDGAEEAVKPLGKALENQMMPNIGLLGNEATDAHVLDDMDTSDRSGETAMRTGLIEGEFDIDEGTQTSIDLVSTIERSGIVAGVTEAIDDKILNSDGDVKFGDHKFLTTASEEILVENAECRREKELKAEPLHGSSRSDIAVCSDPESGDTGKNVEQFDILGTNVSGDGFKEAIDSKENGSVADASNHTLSGCIEGVMAGNNSEIDVGIHTYPISSSQENHDTEATMMSINVADSNMEVSTTAMDAIFGSEDIRGLKFDPSRKDGDVPINEEKINKHVTDCIDSGVQETEGDSDLPIPKFLDATSTGNFVEGTSGQDHILEVEEEYNDENQADASKMEETDGLDKAMDFEQSDAFDEKFPEQMSPGDGSLFSDCHSHYLLPPENEGEFSASDLVWGKVRSHPWWPGQICNPSDASEKAMKHHKKDCFLVSYFGDRTFAWNDASWLRPFRTHFSLIKEQSNSEAFQHAVSCALAEVSRRVELGLACSCIPKKSLAGIESQSLENAGIHQEAAIRYGVDESSAASCFEPKELLEHIRSLAVLPAAGSDVLLQLVISKAQLSAFSRFKGQCPLPEFQSYGGLLEKDANTDGIQQHVNQIISENNFSSKRSHDFVDSLPPRKKERSMSDLIEDKPHSSDVDDEFNSNITDKSFATSAGIKRKAQNSLTEGSDKRQSYYAAKVSTTASQSPKPSFKIGECIRRAASQLTASPSLVKSNSEKFLKVDDSVGQHLGLDDTSQIPVNSQKERTMLSPEHSSLAETLSQLHLAAQDPIKGYSFLKNITTFFTGFRHSVASGQNSRMRNLSTGRGGRKKKAPQSILNSPEEFEFDDVNDSYWTDRIVQNYGEDELLNNAQNGEADYQLLLHQADKPVKSSRRSRKQFSNGEHLVVAEEPIAEQIDKKQDCSPTELILNFSEGHSLPTELNLNKILRRFGPLRECETEVDRETRRARVVYKRSSDAEVALSSAGNFNIFGPMHVKYELSYVPSAPYKPLPVAALEGELNASSFI, encoded by the exons ATGGATaaacatgatgatgatgtgggAGTTTCTAGGGTTAGTGAATCTAGTGGGAATGCTACTGTTTTAGTAGCTGGTGAAACCCTAGATGAGGAGAAGTTGGGTTGTGGGGGTGATGAGAGTGGGGAGTTAATGGTGGGGTTAGTTGGTTCTGATGTGTTTTTCGACGGTGTTAGTGGAGTTGGGGTTGGTGGAAATGGCGAATTGGGGGTTCAGGGAGATGGGTTTGTCGATGATCAGGGAAGGGGAGATGGGGTTGAGGAGTTAGGGGAAATTGCGGGATCATCGGGTGATAAGGTTTTTGAGGGCGATGGGGTTGTGAGTGAGGATGTCGTTATGGAGGAAGTTGGTATTGTGGCAAAAGAGGTTGTTGTAGAGGAGAATGTGAAGGTTGCGGTGAGTGAGAGTGGTTTAGAAAGAGGTGAAGAATTGACTGAAAGGGAGGGTGTTAGCTGCGAATCGACTGTCCCGTTTCCTTGTGAAGATAGTGATATGCATGGTGATGCTATGAACTGTGATACTAAAGTCGTCGAAGAGGATGTGAAAGTTGTGATGAATGAGGATTCTAAGAACTATGGTGAAGTGACTGAAAGCGATCGTGTGAGCTGTGAATTGGCTACACTGTCTGCTCATGAAGATAGTGATATGCATGGGGATGCTATGAAGTCTAATACTAAAGTTGTCGAAGAGGATGTGAAAGTTGTGGTGGatgaggattctaagaaatgtGGCGAAGTGACTGAAAGGGATTGTGTGACCTGCGAATTGGCTACACTGACTGATCTTGATGGCAGTGATATGCACGGGGATGCTATGAAGTGTGATACTAAAGTTGCCAAAGAGGATGTAAAAGTTGTGGTAGATGAGGATTCTCTCAAATATGTAGAAGTGACTGAAAGGGATGGTGTGAGCTGTGAAATGGCTATATCGTCTGCTGGTGAAGATATTAATATGCATAGTTATGTTATTGAAGAGGATGTGAAGGTTGCGGCTAATGAGGAGTCATTAGGAAGAGGTGAAATTGTGATTGAAAGGGATGAGGTGAGCTGTAAATTGGCTACTACATCTGCTGAAGAAGATAGTTCCATTCCCAGGGAAGCTGTAAATGGTGCTGATGAAGTTGGTGCAGGAGAAACTTTGGTGGTTACTGAGTCCTCCAGTGTAAGCACCCACATTGCAGAAGAACTTGATTCTGTAGTAAATGAGGATAGAGCAGAAGCTGTAaaatcttcagttgaagttcttGAGAATCAGCTGATGAAGCCAGTTATTGGTGTTTTAGGTGACGAAGCATCGGATGCACATGTTTTATATGATATAGTTTCTTCAGACAAAAGTGTAGGGACTGCCAAGAGAACAGGGTTGATTGAAGGTGTTATCGAGGAGGATATGAAGGTTCCGGGGAGCGAGAGTGGTTTGAAAAGAGACGAAGAAGTGACTGTTAGGGGTGATGTGAGCTCTGTGTTGGCTACCCCGTCCGCTTGTGAAGATGGTCATATGCATGGGGATGCTATGGATTCCGATACTAAAGTTGCCGAAGAGGATGTGGAAGTTGTGACGAATGAGAATTCTAGAAAATGTGAAGAAGTAACGGAAAGGAATGCTGGGAGCTGTAAATTGACTGTCACATCTTCCTGCGAAAATACTGATATACAGGTGGATACTATGAATTGTTCCAGTAAAGTCATCGATGAAAATCCAAAAATTGCACCTATTGAGAATGCTTTTGGAAGAGGTGAAAATGTAATTGACAGGGATGATGTAAGCTGGGGATTGGAGAGTGGTATACATGCGGTTGCTGAAAATGGTACTGATGAAGTTAGTGCAGGCGATAAATTGTTGGTTACTGGGTCCTACAATGCAGATACTAGCGGTGCTGCCGAAACCCTTACTTCCGTAGCTAATGAGGATGGTGCAGAAGAAGCTGTGAAACCATTGGGTAAAGCTCTTGAGAATCAGATGATGCCGAATATTGGTTTGTTGGGTAATGAAGCAACTGATGCACATGTTTTAGATGATATGGATACTTCAGATAGAAGTGGCGAGACTGCCATGAGGACAGGGCTGATTGAGGGTGAGTTTGATATTGATGAAGGCACTCAAACTTCTATAGATTTGGTATCCACCATTGAGCGTTCTGGAATAGTTGCAGGTGTTACTGAAGCTATTGATGACAAGATTCTAAATTCTGATGGAGATGTCAAATTTGGAGATCACAAATTTTTGACAACTGCGAGTGAGGAAATATTAGTTGAGAATGCTGAATGCAGAAGAGAGAAAGAGCTAAAGGCTGAGCCTTTGCATGGGAGCTCCAGAAGTGATATTGCTGTCTGCTCAGATCCGGAGTCAGGTG ATACTGGGAAAAATGTTGAACAATTTGACATCCTCGGAACAAATGTTTCCGGGGATGGTTTTAAGGAGGCAATCGATTCTAAAGAAAATGGATCAGTGGCTGATGCTTCGAACCACACCTTAAGCGGTTGTATTGAGGGAGTAATGGCTGGTAATAACTCAGAAATTGATGTCGGTATACACACATATCCTATATCCTCAAGCCAAGAAAACCACGATACTGAGGCAACAATGATGAGCATAAATGTTGCAGATTCAAATATGGAAGTTTCAACAACTGCTATGGATGCCATTTTCGGTTCAGAAGATATTCGAGGTTTAAAGTTTGATCCTTCTAGAAAAGATGGCGATGTACCTAtaaatgaagaaaaaattaacaaacatgTGACGGATTGTATAGACTCCGGTGTTCAAGAAACTGAAGGAGATTCTGATTTGCCGATTCCAAAGTTCTTGGATGCAACTTCAACCGGCAATTTTGTTGAGGGTACTTCAGGTCAAGATCACATTTTGGAAGTCGAAGAAGAATATAATGATGAAAATCAGGCCGATGCAAGTAAGATGGAAGAAACAGATGGTCTAGACAAGGCTATGGATTTTGAACAGTCAGATGCTTTTGATGAGAAATTTCCTGAACAGATGTCTCCAGGGGATGGGAGCTTATTTAGTGATTGCCACTCTCATTATCTGCTACCACCAGAAAATGAAGGTGAGTTCTCAGCTTCTGATTTGGTCTGGGGGAAAGTCAGGAGCCATCCTTGGTGGCCTGGGCAGATATGCAATCCTTCCGATGCATCAGAGAAGGCAATGAAACATCATAAAAAGGACTGCTTCTTAGTGTCATACTTCGGAGATCGAACTTTTGCGTGGAATGATGCATCTTGGCTGAGGCCATTCAGGACACATTTTTCTCTAATAAAGGAACAAAGCAATTCTGAAGCATTTCAACATGCAGTTAGCTGTGCGCTAGCAGAGGTTTCTCGACGGGTGGAGTTGGGACTTGCCTGCTCTTGCATACCGAAAAAATCCTTGGCTGGTATTGAATCTCAAAGTCTGGAGAATGCAGGGATTCATCAAGAAGCTGCAATAAGATATGGTGTAGATGAATCTTCTGCCGCTTCTTGTTTTGAGCCTAAGGAACTTTTGGAGCATATAAGATCGTTAGCTGTTCTCCCAGCTGCTGGCAGTGATGTCCTATTACAGCTTGTGATATCAAAGGCTCAATTATCGGCTTTCTCTCGTTTCAAGGGACAGTGCCCCCTGCCTGAGTTCCAGTCATATGGGGGTTTGCTGGAGAAGGATGCAAATACTGATGGAATTCAGCAGCATGTTAACCAAATTATAAGTGAAAACAACTTCAGTAGCAAACGCAGTCATGATTTTGTTGACAGTCTACCCCcaagaaagaaagagagaagCATGTCTGATTTGATAGAGGATAAGCCACACTCCTCAGATGTTGACGATGAGTTCAACAGCAATATCACAGATAAGTCTTTTGCAACATCTGCCGGAATAAAGAGAAAGGCTCAAAATTCTCTCACTGAAGGGTCAGATAAAAGACAGAGTTATTATGCTGCCAAAGTGTCTACCACTGCATCTCAAAGTCCTAAGCCATCATTTAAGATTGGTGAGTGCATTCGTAGGGCGGCAAGTCAACTGACCGCATCTCCATCACTTGTGAAGTCTAACAGTGAAAAGTTTCTTAAGGTTGATGATAGTGTTGGGCAACATTTAGGGTTAGACGACACTTCGCAGATTCCTGTGAACTCCCAAAAAGAGAGGACGATGCTTTCACCAGAGCACTCATCTttagctgagactctttcccaACTTCACTTGGCAGCACAGGATCCTATAAAAGGCTACAGCTTCTTAAAAAACATTACTACTTTTTTCACTGGTTTTCGACATTCAGTTGCTTCAGGCCAGAACTCTAGAATGCGGAACTTATCTACAGGAAGAGGTGGTAGAAAGAAAAAAGCACCCCAGTCAATTTTGAACTCTCCTGAAGAATTTGAATTCGATGATGTGAATGATTCCTACTGGACAGATAGAATAGTACAAAACTATGGTGAGGACGAACTGCTAAATAATGCCCAGAATGGAGAAGCTGATTATCAGTTATTGCTTCACCAGGCTGATAAACCCGTAAAATCCAGTCGTAGATCGAGAAAGCAATTTTCTAATGGGGAGCATCTAGTGGTAGCAGAGGAACCCATAGCAGAACAAATTGATAAGAAACAAGATTGCTCACCCACAGAACTCATACTTAACTTCTCCGAGGGACATTCTCTTCCTACAGAACTGAATCTTAATAAAATACTCAGGCGCTTTGGCCCATTGCGGGAATGTGAAACTGAGGTTGACAGGGAAACCAGACGTGCGAGGGTCGTCTATAAGAGGTCTTCTGATGCAGAAGTTGCTTTAAGTAGTGCTGGGAATTTCAATATATTTGGGCCAATGCATGTTAAATACGAGCTCAGCTATGTGCCATCAGCACCATATAAACCTTTGCCAGTTGCAGCATTAGAAGGCGAGCTTAATGCAAGTTCATTTATTTAG
- the LOC108208793 gene encoding uncharacterized protein LOC108208793 isoform X1, protein MDKHDDDVGVSRVSESSGNATVLVAGETLDEEKLGCGGDESGELMVGLVGSDVFFDGVSGVGVGGNGELGVQGDGFVDDQGRGDGVEELGEIAGSSGDKVFEGDGVVSEDVVMEEVGIVAKEVVVEENVKVAVSESGLERGEELTEREGVSCESTVPFPCEDSDMHGDAMNCDTKVVEEDVKVVMNEDSKNYGEVTESDRVSCELATLSAHEDSDMHGDAMKSNTKVVEEDVKVVVDEDSKKCGEVTERDCVTCELATLTDLDGSDMHGDAMKCDTKVAKEDVKVVVDEDSLKYVEVTERDGVSCEMAISSAGEDINMHSYVIEEDVKVAANEESLGRGEIVIERDEVSCKLATTSAEEDSSIPREAVNGADEVGAGETLVVTESSSVSTHIAEELDSVVNEDRAEAVKSSVEVLENQLMKPVIGVLGDEASDAHVLYDIVSSDKSVGTAKRTGLIEGVIEEDMKVPGSESGLKRDEEVTVRGDVSSVLATPSACEDGHMHGDAMDSDTKVAEEDVEVVTNENSRKCEEVTERNAGSCKLTVTSSCENTDIQVDTMNCSSKVIDENPKIAPIENAFGRGENVIDRDDVSWGLESGIHAVAENGTDEVSAGDKLLVTGSYNADTSGAAETLTSVANEDGAEEAVKPLGKALENQMMPNIGLLGNEATDAHVLDDMDTSDRSGETAMRTGLIEGEFDIDEGTQTSIDLVSTIERSGIVAGVTEAIDDKILNSDGDVKFGDHKFLTTASEEILVENAECRREKELKAEPLHGSSRSDIAVCSDPESGGKQILADTQLILNDSLLVNPIANIDRHETICSDTGKNVEQFDILGTNVSGDGFKEAIDSKENGSVADASNHTLSGCIEGVMAGNNSEIDVGIHTYPISSSQENHDTEATMMSINVADSNMEVSTTAMDAIFGSEDIRGLKFDPSRKDGDVPINEEKINKHVTDCIDSGVQETEGDSDLPIPKFLDATSTGNFVEGTSGQDHILEVEEEYNDENQADASKMEETDGLDKAMDFEQSDAFDEKFPEQMSPGDGSLFSDCHSHYLLPPENEGEFSASDLVWGKVRSHPWWPGQICNPSDASEKAMKHHKKDCFLVSYFGDRTFAWNDASWLRPFRTHFSLIKEQSNSEAFQHAVSCALAEVSRRVELGLACSCIPKKSLAGIESQSLENAGIHQEAAIRYGVDESSAASCFEPKELLEHIRSLAVLPAAGSDVLLQLVISKAQLSAFSRFKGQCPLPEFQSYGGLLEKDANTDGIQQHVNQIISENNFSSKRSHDFVDSLPPRKKERSMSDLIEDKPHSSDVDDEFNSNITDKSFATSAGIKRKAQNSLTEGSDKRQSYYAAKVSTTASQSPKPSFKIGECIRRAASQLTASPSLVKSNSEKFLKVDDSVGQHLGLDDTSQIPVNSQKERTMLSPEHSSLAETLSQLHLAAQDPIKGYSFLKNITTFFTGFRHSVASGQNSRMRNLSTGRGGRKKKAPQSILNSPEEFEFDDVNDSYWTDRIVQNYGEDELLNNAQNGEADYQLLLHQADKPVKSSRRSRKQFSNGEHLVVAEEPIAEQIDKKQDCSPTELILNFSEGHSLPTELNLNKILRRFGPLRECETEVDRETRRARVVYKRSSDAEVALSSAGNFNIFGPMHVKYELSYVPSAPYKPLPVAALEGELNASSFI, encoded by the coding sequence ATGGATaaacatgatgatgatgtgggAGTTTCTAGGGTTAGTGAATCTAGTGGGAATGCTACTGTTTTAGTAGCTGGTGAAACCCTAGATGAGGAGAAGTTGGGTTGTGGGGGTGATGAGAGTGGGGAGTTAATGGTGGGGTTAGTTGGTTCTGATGTGTTTTTCGACGGTGTTAGTGGAGTTGGGGTTGGTGGAAATGGCGAATTGGGGGTTCAGGGAGATGGGTTTGTCGATGATCAGGGAAGGGGAGATGGGGTTGAGGAGTTAGGGGAAATTGCGGGATCATCGGGTGATAAGGTTTTTGAGGGCGATGGGGTTGTGAGTGAGGATGTCGTTATGGAGGAAGTTGGTATTGTGGCAAAAGAGGTTGTTGTAGAGGAGAATGTGAAGGTTGCGGTGAGTGAGAGTGGTTTAGAAAGAGGTGAAGAATTGACTGAAAGGGAGGGTGTTAGCTGCGAATCGACTGTCCCGTTTCCTTGTGAAGATAGTGATATGCATGGTGATGCTATGAACTGTGATACTAAAGTCGTCGAAGAGGATGTGAAAGTTGTGATGAATGAGGATTCTAAGAACTATGGTGAAGTGACTGAAAGCGATCGTGTGAGCTGTGAATTGGCTACACTGTCTGCTCATGAAGATAGTGATATGCATGGGGATGCTATGAAGTCTAATACTAAAGTTGTCGAAGAGGATGTGAAAGTTGTGGTGGatgaggattctaagaaatgtGGCGAAGTGACTGAAAGGGATTGTGTGACCTGCGAATTGGCTACACTGACTGATCTTGATGGCAGTGATATGCACGGGGATGCTATGAAGTGTGATACTAAAGTTGCCAAAGAGGATGTAAAAGTTGTGGTAGATGAGGATTCTCTCAAATATGTAGAAGTGACTGAAAGGGATGGTGTGAGCTGTGAAATGGCTATATCGTCTGCTGGTGAAGATATTAATATGCATAGTTATGTTATTGAAGAGGATGTGAAGGTTGCGGCTAATGAGGAGTCATTAGGAAGAGGTGAAATTGTGATTGAAAGGGATGAGGTGAGCTGTAAATTGGCTACTACATCTGCTGAAGAAGATAGTTCCATTCCCAGGGAAGCTGTAAATGGTGCTGATGAAGTTGGTGCAGGAGAAACTTTGGTGGTTACTGAGTCCTCCAGTGTAAGCACCCACATTGCAGAAGAACTTGATTCTGTAGTAAATGAGGATAGAGCAGAAGCTGTAaaatcttcagttgaagttcttGAGAATCAGCTGATGAAGCCAGTTATTGGTGTTTTAGGTGACGAAGCATCGGATGCACATGTTTTATATGATATAGTTTCTTCAGACAAAAGTGTAGGGACTGCCAAGAGAACAGGGTTGATTGAAGGTGTTATCGAGGAGGATATGAAGGTTCCGGGGAGCGAGAGTGGTTTGAAAAGAGACGAAGAAGTGACTGTTAGGGGTGATGTGAGCTCTGTGTTGGCTACCCCGTCCGCTTGTGAAGATGGTCATATGCATGGGGATGCTATGGATTCCGATACTAAAGTTGCCGAAGAGGATGTGGAAGTTGTGACGAATGAGAATTCTAGAAAATGTGAAGAAGTAACGGAAAGGAATGCTGGGAGCTGTAAATTGACTGTCACATCTTCCTGCGAAAATACTGATATACAGGTGGATACTATGAATTGTTCCAGTAAAGTCATCGATGAAAATCCAAAAATTGCACCTATTGAGAATGCTTTTGGAAGAGGTGAAAATGTAATTGACAGGGATGATGTAAGCTGGGGATTGGAGAGTGGTATACATGCGGTTGCTGAAAATGGTACTGATGAAGTTAGTGCAGGCGATAAATTGTTGGTTACTGGGTCCTACAATGCAGATACTAGCGGTGCTGCCGAAACCCTTACTTCCGTAGCTAATGAGGATGGTGCAGAAGAAGCTGTGAAACCATTGGGTAAAGCTCTTGAGAATCAGATGATGCCGAATATTGGTTTGTTGGGTAATGAAGCAACTGATGCACATGTTTTAGATGATATGGATACTTCAGATAGAAGTGGCGAGACTGCCATGAGGACAGGGCTGATTGAGGGTGAGTTTGATATTGATGAAGGCACTCAAACTTCTATAGATTTGGTATCCACCATTGAGCGTTCTGGAATAGTTGCAGGTGTTACTGAAGCTATTGATGACAAGATTCTAAATTCTGATGGAGATGTCAAATTTGGAGATCACAAATTTTTGACAACTGCGAGTGAGGAAATATTAGTTGAGAATGCTGAATGCAGAAGAGAGAAAGAGCTAAAGGCTGAGCCTTTGCATGGGAGCTCCAGAAGTGATATTGCTGTCTGCTCAGATCCGGAGTCAGGTGGTAAGCAAATCCTAGCTGACACCCAGCTGATTTTGAATGATAGCTTGCTAGTAAATCCTATAGCAAATATTGACAGGCATGAAACTATTTGTTCAGATACTGGGAAAAATGTTGAACAATTTGACATCCTCGGAACAAATGTTTCCGGGGATGGTTTTAAGGAGGCAATCGATTCTAAAGAAAATGGATCAGTGGCTGATGCTTCGAACCACACCTTAAGCGGTTGTATTGAGGGAGTAATGGCTGGTAATAACTCAGAAATTGATGTCGGTATACACACATATCCTATATCCTCAAGCCAAGAAAACCACGATACTGAGGCAACAATGATGAGCATAAATGTTGCAGATTCAAATATGGAAGTTTCAACAACTGCTATGGATGCCATTTTCGGTTCAGAAGATATTCGAGGTTTAAAGTTTGATCCTTCTAGAAAAGATGGCGATGTACCTAtaaatgaagaaaaaattaacaaacatgTGACGGATTGTATAGACTCCGGTGTTCAAGAAACTGAAGGAGATTCTGATTTGCCGATTCCAAAGTTCTTGGATGCAACTTCAACCGGCAATTTTGTTGAGGGTACTTCAGGTCAAGATCACATTTTGGAAGTCGAAGAAGAATATAATGATGAAAATCAGGCCGATGCAAGTAAGATGGAAGAAACAGATGGTCTAGACAAGGCTATGGATTTTGAACAGTCAGATGCTTTTGATGAGAAATTTCCTGAACAGATGTCTCCAGGGGATGGGAGCTTATTTAGTGATTGCCACTCTCATTATCTGCTACCACCAGAAAATGAAGGTGAGTTCTCAGCTTCTGATTTGGTCTGGGGGAAAGTCAGGAGCCATCCTTGGTGGCCTGGGCAGATATGCAATCCTTCCGATGCATCAGAGAAGGCAATGAAACATCATAAAAAGGACTGCTTCTTAGTGTCATACTTCGGAGATCGAACTTTTGCGTGGAATGATGCATCTTGGCTGAGGCCATTCAGGACACATTTTTCTCTAATAAAGGAACAAAGCAATTCTGAAGCATTTCAACATGCAGTTAGCTGTGCGCTAGCAGAGGTTTCTCGACGGGTGGAGTTGGGACTTGCCTGCTCTTGCATACCGAAAAAATCCTTGGCTGGTATTGAATCTCAAAGTCTGGAGAATGCAGGGATTCATCAAGAAGCTGCAATAAGATATGGTGTAGATGAATCTTCTGCCGCTTCTTGTTTTGAGCCTAAGGAACTTTTGGAGCATATAAGATCGTTAGCTGTTCTCCCAGCTGCTGGCAGTGATGTCCTATTACAGCTTGTGATATCAAAGGCTCAATTATCGGCTTTCTCTCGTTTCAAGGGACAGTGCCCCCTGCCTGAGTTCCAGTCATATGGGGGTTTGCTGGAGAAGGATGCAAATACTGATGGAATTCAGCAGCATGTTAACCAAATTATAAGTGAAAACAACTTCAGTAGCAAACGCAGTCATGATTTTGTTGACAGTCTACCCCcaagaaagaaagagagaagCATGTCTGATTTGATAGAGGATAAGCCACACTCCTCAGATGTTGACGATGAGTTCAACAGCAATATCACAGATAAGTCTTTTGCAACATCTGCCGGAATAAAGAGAAAGGCTCAAAATTCTCTCACTGAAGGGTCAGATAAAAGACAGAGTTATTATGCTGCCAAAGTGTCTACCACTGCATCTCAAAGTCCTAAGCCATCATTTAAGATTGGTGAGTGCATTCGTAGGGCGGCAAGTCAACTGACCGCATCTCCATCACTTGTGAAGTCTAACAGTGAAAAGTTTCTTAAGGTTGATGATAGTGTTGGGCAACATTTAGGGTTAGACGACACTTCGCAGATTCCTGTGAACTCCCAAAAAGAGAGGACGATGCTTTCACCAGAGCACTCATCTttagctgagactctttcccaACTTCACTTGGCAGCACAGGATCCTATAAAAGGCTACAGCTTCTTAAAAAACATTACTACTTTTTTCACTGGTTTTCGACATTCAGTTGCTTCAGGCCAGAACTCTAGAATGCGGAACTTATCTACAGGAAGAGGTGGTAGAAAGAAAAAAGCACCCCAGTCAATTTTGAACTCTCCTGAAGAATTTGAATTCGATGATGTGAATGATTCCTACTGGACAGATAGAATAGTACAAAACTATGGTGAGGACGAACTGCTAAATAATGCCCAGAATGGAGAAGCTGATTATCAGTTATTGCTTCACCAGGCTGATAAACCCGTAAAATCCAGTCGTAGATCGAGAAAGCAATTTTCTAATGGGGAGCATCTAGTGGTAGCAGAGGAACCCATAGCAGAACAAATTGATAAGAAACAAGATTGCTCACCCACAGAACTCATACTTAACTTCTCCGAGGGACATTCTCTTCCTACAGAACTGAATCTTAATAAAATACTCAGGCGCTTTGGCCCATTGCGGGAATGTGAAACTGAGGTTGACAGGGAAACCAGACGTGCGAGGGTCGTCTATAAGAGGTCTTCTGATGCAGAAGTTGCTTTAAGTAGTGCTGGGAATTTCAATATATTTGGGCCAATGCATGTTAAATACGAGCTCAGCTATGTGCCATCAGCACCATATAAACCTTTGCCAGTTGCAGCATTAGAAGGCGAGCTTAATGCAAGTTCATTTATTTAG